attagaacctcaCATCAGTCATTCATTCTTCGAGAGTCTTTCATGAGacttgtctcctctctgttgtggTGATCTGAGTTTCCGTTTCCCAGATAGAGGTGATAAATATCCATCTACAGGAAAATCGCCTCCACCCTGCTCTCCACTCCACTCCGATAAACCACATCTATCTAGCAAGTCCTATCGATCTCCAGTGACCTGGTTGTCTGATCCTGTCTCTCCGGGTCCCTTGACCATGATGTTGTCCATCGGATGCTGGTTGATTTCCCCGGGCTTTGCCACGTAGTTCCCTCTAGtggacatcctcctcctctcctggctgGCAGTCAACAGGTTCTCCTTCAGGATGAAGTAGTAGCAGACCCCGTCCGTCAGACAGTTGACACTGCCCAGACAGGTGCTGATGTGGACGAAGTCTCTGAGGGGGTCGATGACGTCTGGGTTCTCTGTGCGGTTCTTGGCCAGGAAGTAGACGACTGCGGCCACGTGGTACGGGATGAAGCACAGCATGAAGGCCACCAGGTTGCTCAGGACGATCTTCACAGACTTGTTGTCCCTCACCTTCTTGTCCAGCGGGTTCCGACGCCGCATATCTCTCAGGATCTGCATCACGCGCACCGAGAAGAACAACATAGTGACAGTGCTGATTGTGAACACCGTCTCCATGGCAACAATGATCCATTTCTTCCCCCAGGTTTCCCTGGAGAATCCTTCGAAACACCTGGTTTCGTTGTTGTGCAGGCTAGTAGTGTTTTTGTTGTGGAGCTCATAGACGGGTGTGGTGAAAGCAAATACCGTCACCCACACAGCCAGGCATACCAGGGCAGCCTTCCGTGGCGACCGTAGACGCTTGCCGTTGAATGGAAACCGCAGAGAAACATATCGGTCGCCTGAGATGCACACGATCAGTACGATGCTCCCATAGATGTTGACGAACACCAGGCTCTCCAGGAAGGTGCAGAAGCCCATGCTCAGGCCCCAGGTGCGGCCGAAGGCGTATATCTTGAAGGGCAGAGAAAAGATGAGAAGGCTGTCGTTGATGATCAGACTGCTGAGGTATACTGTGGACTCAGTCCATCGACGGATCCTGAAGAGGAGGAGCCACAGGGTGGCCAGGTTGAGGGGTAAACCCACCACGAACGTGGGGATGTAGACAATCCATTGTATATAGCACACGTTCCTTTCACACAGTGGCATTTTACTGCAAACAGAGAGGGAAATAGAATACGCATATAAATGTCATTGCACTTTCACTTATGACacaaatccaatcaaattgtgTTGATCACAtaaacatatttagcagatgttattgcaggtatagcaaaatgcttgtgttcctagctccaacagggcagtagtatCTAATAGTTCGCAAAAATACACactaatctaaaagtaaaataattgaatttagaaatatataaatattagattgagctatgtcggagtggcattgactaaaatacagcagaatagaatacagtatatacatatgagatgagtaaagcagtatgtaaacattatttaaacattattaaagtaactagtgttccattcttaaagtggccagtgattacaagtctatgtatatagggcagcagcctctaaggtacagggttacGTAACCGGGtgggctagtgatggctatttaacagtctgatgtcttgagatagaagctgtttttcagtctctcggtctcagctttgatgcacctgtactgacctcgcaatctggatgatagcgaggtgaacaggcagtgttTCGGGtggtccttcctgtgacattgggtgctgtaggtgtcctggagggcaggtagtttgcccccggtaatgcatTGGGCAGACTGCACCGCCCTATTGAGAGCTCtgcagttgtgggcggtgcagttgccgtaccaggagtgatacagcccgataggatgctctcaattgtgcatctgtaaaagttttaggggccaagacaaatttcttcagccactgtctgtgtgggtggaccatttcagatcatcagtgatgtgtacgcagaggaacttgaagctttccaccttctccactgcggtccagtttatgtggataggggcttgctccctctgctgtttcctgaagtccacgatcagctcctttgttttgttgacgttgagtgagaggttgttttccaggcaccacactcccagagccctcacctcctccctgtaggccgtctcgtcattgttggtaatcaggcctactactgttgtgtcgtctgcaaacttgatgattgagttagaggtgtgcgtggccacgcagtcatgggtgaacagtgtgtacaggacggGGCTGAGCATGCTTCCCTTgttgggccccagtgttgaagatcagtgaagtggaggtgttgtttcctaccttcactacCTGGGGGCGGACTGTTCGGAtgttcaggacccagttgcacagggcggggttcagacccagggccccgagcttaatgatgagcttggagggtattatggtgttgaatgctgagctatagtcaatgaacaacattcttacataggtattcattttatccagatgggatagggcggtgtgcagtgtgatggagattgcattgtctgtggacctattggggtccACAGACGCAAattgcaaattgaagtgggtttagggtggcaggtaaggtagaggtgatataatccttaactagcctctcaaagcactaaTAATAATCATTTATAtcgtttagttcagttacctttgctttcttgggtacggaacaatggtggacatcttgaagcaagtggggacagcagattgggatagggagagattgaatatgtccgtaaacactccagccagctggtctgcgcatgatctgagaacgcggctagggatgccatctaggctggcagccttgtgagggttaacacgtttaaatgtcttactcacttcggccatggagaaggagagtccacagttcttggtagcgggccgtgtcggtggcactgtgttatcctcaaagcgggcgaagaaggtgtttagcttgtcctgAAGCAAGACATCGTTGTccatgacgtggctggttttctctttgtagtccatgattgtctgtaAACCCTGCCATCGGCTCTAAGAACCGGCTCttgtaggtgaacgttgggagctggctcgcatatcagaagagccgaatctatttataaaaaaataaaaaaataaagatatgaataatcaaaagattgaaatgaattgaattaactaattcaaagaatgaaaaaaattaaataataatataggcctaaatgctcaagcgcACACAAATTTGTTctgtctgctcagactaacagcctcacctgttgttcctgtcaatccaacacgcagtgtcaaccaataaaccaaagatgcgtgagggagggccgagccaacacacagtcacacacttagcagccgaggagagagaagaagcacagctgtgaaaacaacagctggaaaatgagtcggaagcacagtagcatttggatgcattttaataatgtagacaatgttagagcacagtgtagaatttgccaaaacaaaatctcataCAAAGCCGGTTCTACGCACAACTTACACCGGCATATGTGAAAtgtgcacccaactgtgaagctagctgtagcggagcttcgagaatctagcgggcctgctagtgatagtggtggagccagcacctccacacgtggagatgtatccacttagtcaagtaggcctactccgcgacccacagcaacgcagtcttctattgaccagtttatgccaaagtctatgtctgtagcaaaacaaggccaaattgataTTGCATTTGCTAAAATTATTGCCACCAATTTCCAGCCATTTTCGATcgtggaggacagaggttttaAAAACTATAGCAATAGTCTAAATCCAATATACACAATTCCAAGCAAGAAAACCCTTTCAAAATCACTTATTCCACAACTGTACGAAGGCACACAGGCTTCAGTGCGggaaagagtccaaaaagctactgcagtttgccttacTACTGACTGCAAgacatcaagggtaaccacttcttacatgtcagttacatgacacttcattgaagatttttctatgtctagctgtcttctggactgctttgagttcagcgacagacacacctcagagaacttggcagaggaactgttgagagtggccagagaatggcAGTAGATGGaaagtggtctgttgtgttagcaacaatgcagctaacataaccaaaGCCATGAAAATGTTTAGATGGACCCATCATCCATGTcttgcccacacaatcaacctgattgtaagaaatactctgaaggtgatgaagctcactgtggacaaagtgaaaTACTTCCACAGGAGCACAGCAAGTGCTGAACAACTAAAGTCTACACAACGCCAGATAgggatgcctgagctgaggcctaaacaagactgaactacaaggtggaattcaacattatatgttgaagcggtttcttgagtcaaaggatgccatcatctctaccctggctattgtcaatgcacctgttgatgctctgacccaagaggaatgggaggtggtggaggaggtgtgcagagtTCTGGAACCAtttgagcaggtcactgtggagatcagtggagagaggtacagtaagcagttattactacatcattatttaatccagtgttatatatgtatatgagcagtaaatgagaatgtagtatcagtagacaaaacatgaacctgaactaataagttactgttctctcttttcagctatgtgacagcctcaaaaatgatactcatgtgtaagggtctgcagcgaaacacagccagccgccagagagaagcaaatgtaaccaTACGCCATGTGAAACCGCTGcacttgaccccaggtttaagaagttagccttcagtgatgccagagcgattgatgaggctattcaaagaataacctcagcagcagggaaGGGACAGCCCCaacagtcagctggctcaggtaCCAGGGCAACAGAaagaagagggatcagatggagcagaagcaccagcagGAGTGCCACAAAACTCTTctgtttggatgctgtttgacgagagagcaactggggatgcagaacgaaggaatccctcagcagatgACATAATGAAGGtccgatcctatttggaggagcccCACCTCCAAAGATCTCcagatcctctgagctggtggaagaacaaggcctcGGTCTACCCACagcttactaaagtcatgacagggagact
The sequence above is drawn from the Salvelinus fontinalis isolate EN_2023a chromosome 24, ASM2944872v1, whole genome shotgun sequence genome and encodes:
- the LOC129822358 gene encoding lysophosphatidic acid receptor 6-like; this encodes MPLCERNVCYIQWIVYIPTFVVGLPLNLATLWLLLFRIRRWTESTVYLSSLIINDSLLIFSLPFKIYAFGRTWGLSMGFCTFLESLVFVNIYGSIVLIVCISGDRYVSLRFPFNGKRLRSPRKAALVCLAVWVTVFAFTTPVYELHNKNTTSLHNNETRCFEGFSRETWGKKWIIVAMETVFTISTVTMLFFSVRVMQILRDMRRRNPLDKKVRDNKSVKIVLSNLVAFMLCFIPYHVAAVVYFLAKNRTENPDVIDPLRDFVHISTCLGSVNCLTDGVCYYFILKENLLTASQERRRMSTRGNYVAKPGEINQHPMDNIMVKGPGETGSDNQVTGDR